Below is a window of Humulus lupulus chromosome 2, drHumLupu1.1, whole genome shotgun sequence DNA.
ATTTtctgttttaaaaaatatgtttttggaCCCTACATTTTTTCAAATTGTTAAAATTAGTCTCGTGAAACCaaatttggtcaaaatattttttaatttaactcTATAAAGATTGATGCATGTTAGAGTTCCACACATTTTCCCAATCGATGACCCCATAAATAAAGCTTAAGGGCAAAAATATTAAGACTGAATTCAATTTTAGGAGATTATTGTTAACCATTtgacaaaatacagggtccaataaaaatatattttttaaagcaAAAGGTCTATTGTGGAATTAAACTAGAATATAGGAAGCCAAAATGGTATAAAATTctgattaaatttaaaatatcacTACGGGCACCATATGGTGCCCAACACCACATAATGTGACATACAATAGTTAGCCTAATTTAATATCGAATCTTACATATTCTATTTTAAAATTGAATATATGAGACCCTAATATTAAATTACACCAATAGTCGTTTGTCATATCATGTGGTGTTGGGTACCTTTAAAGTGTCATATAACAACACTCTGAAATTTAACCTTGGACACCATAACCGTAGGGGTAGAGCTCATCTAGCCAAGAGTCATGCTAAATTGATTCATTATAATCCTGAACTTTCTTAATGCAATTGTTTATATTACAAAGTACTGAAGAAACCaagttaaaattattttatataaagaAAGACATGGTACTTACAAATATATATTGTTGAACACTCATTCGATTGGGGTTGTGTCTTCATATATATTCACCAGATTCAGCTGATCTTGCATTTAAATCCACCCCATAATTGTTTGGAACAATAGTCTATCATTTCCCTCTGGCCACAACTTGACAGTCAAATTGGGTCTATTTTGCAAGAAATCTGGTAGTGCTGCAAGCCGGTAGCACTCACTAATTTCTAAGAAGGTAAGGCAAGGCATTATTTTCAAATGAATGTCTTGTTCTTCTCCTTCCATTAAGATTGAGCCTATGTTTTCCCATTCTCTCCAATTGTACAAGCTCAATATGTGGAGTGTTTTCAACTTAGGGAATGAAACAAACGATGATGATCGATTTGAGCTAGAAACCATGTAAAGAGCTCCACTATTATTTCTTTCTATTCCCAAAAACTCAAGCCCTACCTTTACTACACTTTGCATCCATTCCATTTGGAGTGATTCAAGAGAAGGCAATGTACCCAAAGGAGGGAAAGACTCAAAACATGGACACATGAAGAGTCGAAGATGTTTGAGATTAGTTAATGAAGTCAACCAATTAAGGGACACTATGGTACCATGGTAGTGGCTGATTTGCAAGTATTTCAAATTTGGATGTGGGGTTAGGGATTCAAGCACAAAGCTCTCATTTTCGTTGTTGGTTCGCGATTGTGTAAAACTCAGCTCGAGTTCTACAAGGTGTTCTTTATCTTTGAATGGCGCCTTCCTAGCTTCTTCACCATACAATCTTCCACAATTTGCTATGCTAATACTCCCTTGAAGATGCTTAAACTCACTCAAAGCTTCTAACTTCATAAATGGACTATTATCTTCTTGATTAGGCACAACAAATTGATCAAGAGTCTCCAAAGAAGTTAAACGTCCAAGACTTTTAGGTAATCCATTCAACATAACAATAGGGGACCAAATATATAGGTGTCGTAAGTTTACTAGATTTCCCATCTCTTTAGGTAGTTTTTTTATTTGGCACCCAGTCACTTTCAAAGTTTGCAAATTACACAAGTTACACAAGGTATCAGGCAATTCTGTGATCCTAGGGTTTTCAGACACATTAAGATATCTCAAATGTATCAACTTATCAACCTCCTTTGGTATTTCAGGAATTGAACAATGACACACATTCAAGGCCCTAAGACATGTTAGACTTGAGAATAAATCAACCATTAATATAGGATTAGATATAACATGTGAGCATGTAACAGAAAGGGTGCGTAGATTTTTCTGGGTGTAAATTGAAAAAGGAATTTGAGCCTCACTTTCATTAGAAGATTGTACTACTAACATCGAGTGTCGAATCTTATTCTCATTCGTTATCTCCATTCTCCTTGTATCATCACCTCGTACCTCTATTCCTAAACATTCTTTTTTTGTGAGAAATTGAGAAAAACTATGTATGATGTCATGCATCTTACAACTTTTGATATTCCCATAAGGGTCTTTCTCAAAATCTTGAAAGAAAGATCTCATTGCTAGGTTTTCAAAATGATACTGACCCTCTTTCTTGAGATTGATTTTGAAGTCATTGGTTACATAACCTTGTGACATCCATAAATCAATCAAGTCATCCACATGAATGACATAATCTTTTGGAAAAATAGAGCAAATTGAGAAACAACGTTTCTCAATAGAGGGCAAATCATAATAGCTTAACAAGAAGGGAACAAAGACTTTGAGCTTAATATCTTCTAATTCCCACAATTTATTATACAAAACACCCTCCCAACCCTCTTTATTATTCTTTTTGAAACGCATAAGACTCCCTAAAGTCTTTGCAACAAGAGGCAAGCCCTTGCACTTGCATGCAATTTGCTTTCCAATTTCTTCTAACTCCTCAATTCTATCCCTAGTTGAGAATGCTATTTGACTAAATATAAACCAACAATCATTCTCAGATAAAAGGGTAAGATTAATTATTTGAGTTTCTGCTCCCATCATAATGGCAACTTCTTGTTTTCTTGTCGTCACCAAAATCCGACTTCCTATAGCCCCACTCCTAAGATGTTTGGTTATTTGTTCCCACTTACTATCATCTTTAGTCCATACATCATCTAAGACAAGAAGGAACTTTTTGTCCTTGATGGATACATTGTAAATATGTTGTAATAAATTTTCCAATTCAAATATCTTAGGAGATTTACCTTCGAGAGCTTCAACGATTGCTTTTGCAATCCTGAACTCATCGAAGGGATCTGAAACACAAACCCAAATTCTATGCTCGAAATGAGCCTTGACACTCTCATCATTATACACTAGTTGTGCCAGAGTAGTTTTTCCAATTCCTCCCATCCCCACAAGAGGGATGATGGGGATGACTACATTTGGCGCCCCACCCTCAATAGGGTTACTTTCACACAACAACTTGTTTATTAAATCCCTCTTCTCATTCTCGCGACCATAGACTTCAGAAACATCAACAAGAGATGTAGTCTTTGGTCGTTCGAGTTTTTCATCAACCATCATTATGGTTTTACTAAAACAAAATCTATCTTTCTTAATAGTAATATCGTTTAGTTTTtcatttaaatcttttattttgagAGCAATATCATGACGCACATACAAGCTTGGAActctatttttattatttagaCAACAAAACCAAGAAGATGGTAAAAAGAAGCATACCTTATTTGGCACACTATTATTGTAATTAGTGCTCTCACCTTCCTTTCCCTTTCCTTTAATCTTTGATTTGAGAATGATGGTGTTCCACTCATCCAACACATTATCCATGTCGTACAACACCTCTTTGAGCCCAGCGAACCAGTATGCCACAAAGGAATCATGCACTTGTCGTCTCTCTACATCGAGGAGCACAGCTTCAATGGCTTTGAGATTATCGGTGAGCTTTGAAACTTCTTTTCTTACTCCCATAACCATTCCCACTTGTTGTTTGACCTCTCCTATGGCATCTGAGGCCAATTGTTCTACTAGTGCGGAAATCATAGCGTCGGCCATGGCTTTGGAGAGTTGATGTGACAAGAGACAATTGaaacaaataataatagtaataataacaataatgaaGGAAGAGGTGTGAAGGTTGGGTATGGTGTTTGATTGTACGTAGATGGTTTGTGTTTTACCACATCTTTCCAATGCATATATATAAGAACAAAATGAGAAAAGCTTGTTAAAGAAATAAAGTTTTAAAACTCATGAAGACTACAAGAAAAGCAAATAATATAGAATATATTTGCTTTCAAATATTGCTTGATGAATTAACTTATTCTTACTTAAAAGGAAAATTACTTCATAGAAAACAAAAGAATAAGCATATTATGACAAGCAAAGAATCACTTTATTAGGTGTTGTGTATGCATTTTTGTTTAGAAAAGTAATGGAGTTCTTCTAAGTTTTCCTTTAATTTCATGATGTGTACAAGTCATTTTATTTCATTTCACGTTTTTACTTGAGTAACAAATTGGTcgtgtattttttttataagctTTTAGATCCTTAAGGTGTTGCATTTTAATAATAAACTAGTCTTTATTTAGAGTTTCATTCTATTTACTAGAATAAGTCTTACAATTATTATGATAGACACCTCACATGTAAGAATATTCAAAATTTACCCGAACTAATAATTCAGGCTAATCCACAAAGTATAGATtgaatttgattaaaaaaaaattaaaataatgtgAATTTGGTATAGATTGAATTTGATTGAAAAATCTAACATAATGTGGATTTGATatactttatttttatatatatttgaaaaaattataaatatatataaattaatattttaaaattaacatgttaaatcaaaataaaatgttGTTATTCATGACTTATGAGTTGTTGTTAGTTTTGAGTTTTGGATcttattgtgttttattttaatgaCTTATGAAGTTTAGGTTTCTTGAATCAAAACTAAAATGGAtgatttattttagtatattgattttgttgatgaaaaaaaatgtatatatgtgAGTTTTAGtgataaaatataaaaattattaaatatttaataatttttttacaaaagaATGATGGATTAGATTGATATAGTGATCCAAAATATGAAATCTCTAATTAATACGGATTAGATTGATTATGATATAATAATATGAATTTGATTAGATTTATACCCTTTGTCACATGCACTATAACAATATaagagttttatgactttatttgagaGACATTAAAAGTCTACAATATCTCTCGTGGGGGAGATATTGTAGGTGGAGTCATTATAAATGTATATCTTACGTCTCTCAATGGGAGATGTGAGAGACATCTCACGTCTCCCAGTGAAAGAGGATGAAAGGTGTCCAAAAAAAATGAACTTTCAACCTCTCcaggtttaaaaaaattaattaaattaatattattttaatttaatttaataattaattaaattgaaattattttaatattaatttaaattgatttaataattaattaaattgaaatcaatttaatattaatttaaattgaaattaacataattaataaaatgaaaaggcaaatcttcattaataaaaatttaaattgttttgcaagaaacacaatatttgttagacatatacaaaattaacaaatattgcattgtatATGAAGAAAGAGATACAAAGTAAGAAAACCTAACAATGAGGTTGGTAACTTTGGATTGTCGGTAACATATATGTCGCcaattcttgtcgcaactcatcaatttgtgcatcTGTATATGGCgtacttgttagctgcaaaaagtataaagtacaatatattaattaattatttgattacatttatatatatggtttcaaaaataatttgtaaattttaattaataataccgttctcaagtaatgttcGGGACTCACAAGTTCAATCAAATCATTCAACATCTTTattatgtagtatccacatgccacattgtccgattggtgtggacactaattatttaaaagtatgagtaattcaatattaaattgaaacttggtaaaaaatgcatacatattattctacttaataattataatagtTCAAAAATTTAAGTTGCAATTActtatgttatccccaaaaattggagatcgatgacgtggcaatagaaatgacaagtggcagtacatggtccgtaaaagacacattaataagtcaataaatatattggctcctcagagttgtgataaagtgacttggcttaggagtagctTAGTATGCCATGTTAAACCAGatatgccatgttagaccagaggtatgtcatgttagaccagagatgtgcatGACCGACCAGGAATGACATtcctgcccaggagtgacattgctgcctaggagtgacattactgcccaggagtgacattgctgcccaggaatgacattGGCCGatcagccaagtgcatgtcctaccagccaagtgcatgtcctaccagctaagtgcatgactgcccagtcatagagtatactggcgtgcacataaggtatactggcgtgcacttcaacacaggcaatctgcccagtgaaggtgtgttcgaccagcttgaaggagatatgggtcgaccagatagaggaggactaagtcaagattcccataaacggcttcaacaagaaccagTCTTGGCAcacacgggaatctctcatttttcCTACAAATTGGGtattctgttacattttgaatatttttgtaatttaaatataataagaataataaaatatctcgattctaggggatatcagatgtatgatcctaagcctataaatacatggcttatgagatcagaaagggacttttggaaAATTTGGGGTCtggattttctagagagagaaagggcttTTTTcgtgagagaactcttgtattctgagaattcacactgaagaaactcagttgacacaggttcatctgatcttgagtgtgagtatataatcaaatctctaagtggattaggctattaccaacatattggggctgaaccactataaaaattgcgtgttttatttactttatgttaaaaactgtctgtgtcattttatttctcttgaaggctatatcgtttttgacgttcttaTGTCGTTGGCAAAAAATGTGGTCAAcaacttacctgaggttgcttaatgcgtagagtatcagggatctcgatatcaagaagattcataaagaaaaaaagattgaTAGCGCTGAcaatcactgatacaatctcctcacggttgtTCAGAtatgaattcaccggatcacaacaataaacatgatatgcgtATGATGCCAAAATAAGCAACCTCCAACGTTCACtgcataagaaaaacaaaaaaattataactcaaatgttaaacaaagaaagtattgatatgggtcggaaaaatgacaaatttttaaacttacacatggttccaagggacaagcataacttgttctgttgattttatgttgattttacgtcattgcatCGCCTGAACAGATTTTGAACACTATcttcgaatgaactcccttgcatggctacaatattaggattgacaaataaaaacttattttggcgacctagTTAAACTCAAAATCATTCTTCATTATGAACAtagccgctttggttttcaaagCCATCTTATTCTCAAAAATCTTCCCAAGGTGTAGTTCTCCCAACAGTGCACCGGATGAGGATGTATGAGATCGGCCATATGCCATAATATCTTCtattgtaaacatgggagcactccatcttCTGTCGAAAATATTGGAATGTTCCCTGTAAtgttatattctgttccaccaggACGACTAGAGCTGTTGCTAGGTGTTCGGCGTCCTTGATTTTGTGGGTTCGCCTGTGCAATAGGACGTACTGGCTGTTCTTATACTTGTTAGACTTGCAAATCATCAAACATGTCAATCGGCACTTCTGCACTATAATATGCCTTTGAATCGTACCCTGAGTCATCATTATGTTCACctactggatcgtcattcacataggggtcgtactcatactggttgtcccttaGGTCACCAATAGGACCTCTAAAAGTAGCTCCCTCACGTCCAGCACGATCTCCCACAAGATTTCTTTTTGGAACAAAAATGCCCACCACACTATGAACTTTATTAACACTGGGAccgggagtggaatatggatcTGCAATGAGAATCTTAGGGataggagtgacacacaaggctaaCTTTTCTTTAGATATTACTCctaggaatgcatgcacaccaagatcactttcaacatgaattggtgtaaacggttggtggccgcatgtgtaaggaacctccaatttcaacacatatatctgtttatcaactttaagttccttgtgcaatatgtcaagaagttgcaagtacgttacattATCTtccatcggtatcaccatgcattgagggtccttgaaattCCACTTGTTCCCTTCTAATTCCCAAACATCATTGTAAGATACAAAAACCATAGACAATGGAatctgtgttggaaaaaaaacaaagaaattgtTAAAAAAACTATAAATTTTTCACAAAGTCATGAAAAAGATTACTATCGAGTTCAATCAAGTTCTTATCGAGCTAAAAGTTCTTAAACTGAACATAACCTTAACCAAAACTTTCATCAAGCTCTATCGAACACCTACCATCAAGCCATAATTGAGCATCATCAAACTCTTAACATAACATACCCATATGCCTATTATCGAGCCCCTATCGAGCTCCAatcgagcacatatcgagaaaacaactaaaccaaatattctagggtccaatcgaacccctatcgagtttCCATCGACCACAATcgagcaagaaagcctaaaattATCGAGCTATAATCAAACTTTATCGAGTATCATCGAGCTCACAAAAAAACCATCTCCTACATATCATCAAGCTGCTATCGAGTAAAAAAGTTACAGACAAACGCAAATCGTGAAATCTCTCTAACAAACCCAAAAAACACATCAATATAGGCTTAGATCTATtcgaaatagccaaaaaaaaatagacaaacaATACCCAATACAAAAAATGAACAATCTTCTTACCCATGATTTTTCTcttccaaaaaccctcaaaatggATGTTGCATTTGATACTAAGGACTTcacagagacaatggagatggTTAACAACGATTTCAGCAAAACAATCATACAAATATgtgggttttggtgagggtttcatgagaatgagagagagagaagggaaagATGAAGAGGAGGTTTTAGGATTCTTAATATAATAAGAGAGGTCTTTTGGGTGTGAgaggaatgtttagcatcaaattaAAATGATGAATAGTACtaggattttttggtaatattagacACTATTAAGTATAAATAGTGAAATTTCTCATATAAAATTATTGGGAAATTCTATTGTAGGGGGTGCCAATTTAGTCTCTACCAGTAGGGGCGTCTCTGTTTTCGGAATGTAGAGAAATTATAatccaatttttttatataaccgtgtatattataattataatagacATTCTACCAACTTTGTGTGTACTTTACAATGCTAAAAATAGTTAGTTACACAcgtatacaaaaatatatatatatttgcaattaattatttgacccttaaattattcaaaatttctcaaaaatttgcGAGAtgtatattataattacaattttgtcatataaaaaaattataatttctttaTGTACCGAAAACAGAGACACATGCCAGTAAGTGCTAAATTGGCATGGCACCATTACTTTAGAATTTCTCTAAAATTATATtaacaatattttaaaaaaaaaaagtgtgaaaaaataattgaatttataAAAGTATAATGTAGGAAAAATAAGTAAGAATAATTAAGGAAAATGGATCTGAGTTTACGAAAAACCCGACCCGGCCAACACTCTGTTACTTGCTGTGGAATATGGATCCATGAGTGTAGTTGGTTGATAGTACGCACACAGCTATAGAGAGAgacagagaaagagaaagagagagagttggaaTTGAAGAAGATCTCCATAGCTGCTGCATCGAGAGCTGTATATCGATAGATATAATCAACACACTTCAAAACTCCTGGAACAATGCGGAGGTTCAATCTTCAATTCAATTCATTTTCTATGTCAATTTTCTTGCTAACCAAACATGCTGAATTTGATTTTACTTTTTTCAATTGTGTTTTGATGCAGACCAGGTTTCCATCACCGGCAGCCTGGGAAACCAGGGGGAGGAGGAGCGGTGAAGGGTACTGTGGGGAGGCTATCGATCGCTGTTGTGGTCCTCGTGATCTGTACTATCGCTTTCTTGATTAATTTCACCAGCAATGATGCTACTGGATCTGTATCCCGTTCCCAGGTTAGTTTGTACTTCACATTTGCGAATGTTCTATTGTGTGTTGTGGATTCGGGTATTTTATCGCTGTTTGGGAAATGTGGGAGAAATTGGATGGTGAATTTAATTACCATTTGATTGTTTAGAAACTCTAACAATTGGCGGAATTAGATGAAGACTCAGTTTAATGCTTGAAGATTTGAGTCTTCTGGGAAGAATGCCTCTATATGTATGTGTTTTGTACAGAGTTAGTGTTCTTTATATGGCACTGTTGAGGTTTCTGGAACCCTCACATTCCAATTTGGCTAATGGGTTCCAAAGAAAAAGAATGGTTGTTGTGACCATGATTGTGGTCATTGCCAAAGAAGGTTCTGATCATACCATATCGTGTTTCTTTCTGGAGAAGTTCGTGCATCACCATTTTTAAGAACCATGGCAACAGCTGTATTTGGTTTTTTTGTTTTTCTATATAAATTCTGTTTGAAGTTTGTTGCTCATGTTCTTACATTGTGTGCGCAGCTAAATGTAGAAGAACTATGGGAAAGTGCTAATTCCGGTGGCTGGAGACCATCATCAGCTCCCCGCTCCAAGTGGCTTCGTATGTTCATttcattttcttgaaaaatattttactttgtGAAGTAATGAGCAGAAGAAAGTAATTATTTATGTCATCACTTTGTGGCAGCACCATCAATTGGAAGCAATGGCTACCTACGAGTACGATGTAATGGTGGTCTCAATCAGCAACGAACTGCAGTTTGTACCTTTCTctgcttttcttttcttttttcttttaaattagtAAGACTCTTGTCAATTTGCACTTCTGCTCTTACTGACAAAGATTTCCGCTCAATTGTTCTCTTGGATGTTATAGATTTGTAATGCGGTTTTAGCTGCACGAATCATGAATGCAACCCTTGTGCTGCCAGAGTTGGATGCAAACTCATTTTGGCATGATGACAGGTATAAATTTGCTGTTCTTTAACCTTATTTTACATGAACTGGTGTTTTCAGGCCTTGTTTTCATAATGCTCAGTTAATTTTACATGTATATGTATGTTTGTGTATAAGAAACTAAAGTTCTAAAATTCCTTGTTTTGGCAGAATTGTGAAAGTAAGAATAAGAAATGAAATTTCTGTATGGTTGTG
It encodes the following:
- the LOC133819841 gene encoding putative disease resistance protein RGA3 isoform X1, whose translation is MMVDEKLERPKTTSLVDVSEVYGRENEKRDLINKLLCESNPIEGGAPNVVIPIIPLVGMGGIGKTTLAQLVYNDESVKAHFEHRIWVCVSDPFDEFRIAKAIVEALEGKSPKIFELENLLQHIYNVSIKDKKFLLVLDDVWTKDDSKWEQITKHLRSGAIGSRILVTTRKQEVAIMMGAETQIINLTLLSENDCWFIFSQIAFSTRDRIEELEEIGKQIACKCKGLPLVAKTLGSLMRFKKNNKEGWEGVLYNKLWELEDIKLKVFVPFLLSYYDLPSIEKRCFSICSIFPKDYVIHVDDLIDLWMSQGYVTNDFKINLKKEGQYHFENLAMRSFFQDFEKDPYGNIKSCKMHDIIHSFSQFLTKKECLGIEVRGDDTRRMEITNENKIRHSMLVVQSSNESEAQIPFSIYTQKNLRTLSVTCSHVISNPILMVDLFSSLTCLRALNVCHCSIPEIPKEVDKLIHLRYLNVSENPRITELPDTLCNLCNLQTLKVTGCQIKKLPKEMGNLVNLRHLYIWSPIVMLNGLPKSLGRLTSLETLDQFVVPNQEDNSPFMKLEALSEFKHLQGSISIANCGRLYGEEARKAPFKDKEHLVELELSFTQSRTNNENESFVLESLTPHPNLKYLQISHYHGTIVSLNWLTSLTNLKHLRLFMCPCFESFPPLGTLPSLESLQMEWMQSVVKVGLEFLGIERNNSGALYMVSSSNRSSSFVSFPKLKTLHILSLYNWREWENIGSILMEGEEQDIHLKIMPCLTFLEISECYRLAALPDFLQNRPNLTVKLWPEGNDRLLFQTIMGWI
- the LOC133819841 gene encoding uncharacterized protein LOC133819841 isoform X4, whose product is MADAMISALVEQLASDAIGEVKQQVGMVMGVRKEVSKLTDNLKAIEAVLLDVERRQVHDSFVAYWFAGLKEVLYDMDNVLDEWNTIILKSKIKGKGKEGESTNYNNSVPNKGCITTIYGH
- the LOC133819841 gene encoding uncharacterized protein LOC133819841 isoform X2; protein product: MADAMISALVEQLASDAIGEVKQQVGMVMGVRKEVSKLTDNLKAIEAVLLDVERRQVHDSFVAYWFAGLKEVLYDMDNVLDEWNTIILKSKIKGKGKEGLHNNYIWTLIESKEGCNSLGCCTIKR
- the LOC133819841 gene encoding uncharacterized protein LOC133819841 isoform X3, with translation MADAMISALVEQLASDAIGEVKQQVGMVMGVRKEVSKLTDNLKAIEAVLLDVERRQVHDSFVAYWFAGLKEVLYDMDNVLDEWNTIILKSKIKGKGKEGLHNNYIWTLIESKEGCNSLGCCTIK